The region AGTGATATTCTTATTTATATCAATACACGAGGAGTGATGCCGTGGAAGACTTGAAAGGCAAGATCATCTTCAAATTTTTAAGGATTGAGGTCCTAACCGATTCTCTAGTTTCTGATGGCAGTTTTAATTAATATAGCGAGTCGTTAAAAATCAATCCAGCATGGCAGTAAAGTTTGTGAATAGAACGGCAAACGCCATTCGGCTTTAAATTAGGAAGGGCATGGAAACTTTACAATACAGTAAAAACCGCTACCTCTCCAAATAATCTAAATAAGACATCGCTTAGTTTGGCAGCATGCTACTCTTACATGGATTATTAGCTGGTTTTTTAGTACTTAAAAGAAACGTCCATCCCGCATAGATCTTTGTTTTCCTCTTTATCAGCATAGCCGTCATAAGCCAATCCTGTGCTTGATAAAACCACACATCCCCGCATCACTTCAATCAATAATATAGGCCCTCAAAGAACCGTCTAGGCACAGTTGACTAGCGGTTTTTTATGTACATAATTAAATGTAAGCGCTTTTATAATTAGGCAGTTCTTAGAAAAACTGGTATACTTTAATTATAAAGCAAGGAGAGAACATTAGTTTTTGGTAAGAAAGGAGAAAGAACATGGTATTAAATAAGTTGCTGGATGCTTCTAGTTCTAGACGGTTGCAATTAGTTGAAGTGTTGCTATCCGATGACACATGGTGGACCATTGACGAATTATCTCAACAATTGATGTGCTCAGGGCGCACGATTCGAGCGGACATTCAATATTACAATAGTAACTTGACCAGTGAAATCACCATTGAAACTTCTAAACAACGCGGCATAAAACTGACGACATCCAATGATTTCCAAATGGAAAAAATTTATCAACGGGCAATGGAAAACAGTTTGAATTTTCAAATTATCAAAAAACTATTTGAGCTGGATATCCCCAGCATAGAAGACTTAGCTGATCTATTATATACCAGTATCTCCTCCATTATCAGAAGTTTAAAACAAATTAACAGCTTTTTAGCAGAATATGATCTATGGATCCAATCAAAGCCGGTTAAAATCAGAGGCTCAGAAAAACAAATTCGTTATTTTTATAGTGTGTTTTTATGGGATTATTATTCTGCAGCATTTGATGAATTTCAACATCCCTTTCTTGAAATAGCCAACAAGTATATTTATCTACTTCAAGAAAAGGCAGAAGAAACGGCTTTATTCACCTTTGACTCAACACAAAACGGCTCTTTGGTTAGTGATTTGTTTAGAGCGGATAAAAAAAGGCTATGTCATTGAGGAAAATTATCAACTGCCTGCTTTTGAAGTAATCAAAATCAATCAACTATTCACTTCTCTCTCAGCAGAACTCCCATTTGCTATCCCTAAAAAAGATCGTAAATTTATGATCTACCTCTATCAAAATTTTTATTGGCAATTTTACATCGAACTATTAAGCTCCGATTCTTTACTAACAAAATTATACGAAAATATCAGAGATTTTTATTGAAACACTAAAGGAACGTACGGGGTATAAGTTAGAGAATCAAGAAGATATGATCGTCATACTAATGAGTTTTTACTTTTATCGTGGTTTATTTAAGGGCGGCAAC is a window of Carnobacterium mobile DSM 4848 DNA encoding:
- a CDS encoding helix-turn-helix domain-containing protein, which translates into the protein MVLNKLLDASSSRRLQLVEVLLSDDTWWTIDELSQQLMCSGRTIRADIQYYNSNLTSEITIETSKQRGIKLTTSNDFQMEKIYQRAMENSLNFQIIKKLFELDIPSIEDLADLLYTSISSIIRSLKQINSFLAEYDLWIQSKPVKIRGSEKQIRYFYSVFLWDYYSAAFDEFQHPFLEIANKYIYLLQEKAEETALFTFDSTQNGSLVSDLFRADKKRLCH